GGCACATAAAGCGCGCCAACGATGCCCGCCATGACGCCCGCCACGATGAAGATGAACAGCTTGTAAGTTGTGGTGGAATAACCGGAGAAGCGCACACGGTTTTCACTGTCGCGAATGGCCTGTTGCACGCGGCCAAACTTGGTGCGCGTGAGCCACCAGTTGAAGAACATGCAGGCCGTTACGTAAATCGCGGTGAGGATATAAAGTCCGCGCTGAGTGCCGGGCTCGAAGACGCCGTGACCAAGGATGGTTTTAAAATCGGTGAAGCCGTTGTTGCCGCCGAAGGTGAACTCGTTGCGGAAGAAGAGCAGACACGCTGCATAGGTCAGCGCCTGGGTGATGATTGCGAAATAGACGCCCTTGATACGAGCGCGGAACGCAAGGAAACCAAACACGCCGGCCAGAATTCCCGGCACCAGCATCACGGCGATCACCGCAACCCCAAAGCTGTCGAAGGGGACCCAATGCGCGGGCAGCTCGGTGTAGCCCATGAAGTCCATGAAGTCGGGCAAGCCACTGGCGTCCGACTCCGATTGCGCAGTTTTCAGCATCAAGTGCATGCCGAGCGCGTAGCCGCCGAGCGCAAAGAAAAGCCCCTGCCCCAGGCAGAGCAACCCAGTGTAGCCCCAGAGAAGGTTGAGCGAAATCGCGAGCGCAGCGTAGCACAAATACTTGCCCCACAGGTTGAGGCGGAAATCACTGACGTGCAGAAAAAAGCTTTCGGGCGTAAAGGCGTTGAGCAGTGGCAGCGCGAACATGATCGCCACGACAATGATGATGCCCGGAAGGGACTTTTTGCTTTCGCTGGAATGCATTGGGAAAAGAGATTGGCAGTGATTAGTCGAGGCTGCGGCTGTTGCTCGGGAAGAGTCCGCCCGGCTTCCACTGCAAGAAAATGATGATTATCACGAGCACCGTGATGCGGCCCATCACCGGACCGAAGGCGGGTTGTAGCGCCTGGTCGGTCACGCCAATGCCAAGCGCCGAGATGACTGTGCCGAAGATGTTGCCGACGCCGCCGACTACGACCACCATGAAGCTGTCGACGATGTAGCTCTGTCCGAGGTTGGAACCAACACTGCCGATCTGCGAAAGGAACACGCCCGCGAGTCCCGCGAGGCCGGAACCGAACGCAAACGTCATCATGCGCACGCGCTCAATGCGGATGCCCATGGCCGACGCCATCATCGGGTCTTGCATCACAGCGCGCACCGCGAGGCCAAGCGAAGTCTTCGTCATCAGCAGCCAGGTGCCGAAGACAATCAGCGCGGCAAAGCCGATGACGAACAGGCGGTTGTAGCCAAATGTGATGTCGAAGATTTCGATATTGCCCAGCAACCACGAAGGCGAGTTGACCTGGCGGTTCGCGGCGCCAAAGACCAAGCGGAAACCTTGCTGCAGAATCAGCGACACGCCCCACGTCGCCAGCAACGACTCAAGCGGACGCTTGTAAAGGAATTGGATCACGCTGCGCTCCAGCACCAGTCCGCACAGCGCGGCGATGAGGAACGAAAACGGAATGGCGAAGAAGAAGTAGGTTTCATAAGCCAAGTTGGTGCTGGCAAACATCGACGTAAACATCTGCTGGCTGATGTAAGCGCTGTAGGCGCCGACCGCGATCATCTCGCCATGCGCCATGTTGATGACGCCCATCAGACCAAACGTAATCGCAAGCCCCAGCGCCACGATGACGAGCACCGCGCCGAGGCTAAGCCCGCGAAAGCAAGTGCCGATAAAATCGACTACCTTGATGTAGCTCTCGATGGACTGCATCGCGCTGTCCAGCACCGCCATCTCGCTTTCCGTAAACTCGACGCCGGCAACCCCGTCTTTAAGGTTGAATTTAAAGTTTTCCAGCGCGGTCATGCCGGCAATGGAATTCATGTCCTGCAAAGTTTGAATGGCGGCCAAGCGCTCTTCTTTTGACCCGAGGGCCAACTGGCTGACAGCGATGCCTTCAGCAACGGCCTCGTTAACCTTATCATCCG
This is a stretch of genomic DNA from Cerasicoccus sp. TK19100. It encodes these proteins:
- the urtC gene encoding urea ABC transporter permease subunit UrtC is translated as MHSSESKKSLPGIIIVVAIMFALPLLNAFTPESFFLHVSDFRLNLWGKYLCYAALAISLNLLWGYTGLLCLGQGLFFALGGYALGMHLMLKTAQSESDASGLPDFMDFMGYTELPAHWVPFDSFGVAVIAVMLVPGILAGVFGFLAFRARIKGVYFAIITQALTYAACLLFFRNEFTFGGNNGFTDFKTILGHGVFEPGTQRGLYILTAIYVTACMFFNWWLTRTKFGRVQQAIRDSENRVRFSGYSTTTYKLFIFIVAGVMAGIVGALYVPQVGIINPTEMRPDKSLEIVVWVAVGGRATIIGPVIGAVFVNWLKSFTTYHYPDYWLIILGAMFVFVVLFMPNGIVGLPAQLKALWAKHKHRFIKAEPNGDTAKA
- the urtB gene encoding urea ABC transporter permease subunit UrtB; translated protein: MRYSSPIILRFIALATCLLGMTSVNADESEARQILAEAMLSSGDDQMTLVESLVETGEPKIVDTYLEAWKRGDVYVYEAKDGSVIPLYIPEEDGVSGPRPATVVATGEIFVNRMGEPEMLDPTTLDSARPSRKTRKAFTRVIDLVALSSQDPIMRADAALKLGLKQDADYLPVLLEMQQKETDDKVNEAVAEGIAVSQLALGSKEERLAAIQTLQDMNSIAGMTALENFKFNLKDGVAGVEFTESEMAVLDSAMQSIESYIKVVDFIGTCFRGLSLGAVLVIVALGLAITFGLMGVINMAHGEMIAVGAYSAYISQQMFTSMFASTNLAYETYFFFAIPFSFLIAALCGLVLERSVIQFLYKRPLESLLATWGVSLILQQGFRLVFGAANRQVNSPSWLLGNIEIFDITFGYNRLFVIGFAALIVFGTWLLMTKTSLGLAVRAVMQDPMMASAMGIRIERVRMMTFAFGSGLAGLAGVFLSQIGSVGSNLGQSYIVDSFMVVVVGGVGNIFGTVISALGIGVTDQALQPAFGPVMGRITVLVIIIIFLQWKPGGLFPSNSRSLD